In the genome of Dermacentor variabilis isolate Ectoservices chromosome 5, ASM5094787v1, whole genome shotgun sequence, one region contains:
- the LOC142581931 gene encoding cholesterol transporter ABCA5-like, producing MVVRNFCVLLFFASLLLLPMFLCNDGDQSPSNARVQIIELFCVLRGFRLNDTTEIVMNLLRIMELTTVANDITSSYTPGDKRKLCIALAIAGLPSVVLLDEPSTGVDVAAKAQIRRSLSIVRQMTDCAILLTSNSMQQCEVLCDRIAIMLSGQLECIGTVDELKSKFGRGYTITIKLRQDTFEDSEYREDLTQDMKAEFHSCQLDHSFQGVLEYRIATTYTTWSEMFSKMAVIQKKYRFKEFYVCDTTLEQIFVSYARKQINFTKVLASTS from the exons ATGGTGGTACGAAACTTCTGTGTCCTGCTTTTCTTCGCGTCCCTGCTTCTTCTGCCTATGTTTCTTTGCAATGACGGTGACCAATCGCCATCGAATGCGCGGGTGCAGATAATCGAGCTCTTCTGCGTGCTTCGGGGCTTCCGGCTAAACGACACGACGGAGATAGTGATGAACCTGCTGCGCATCATGGAGCTGACCACCGTGGCCAACGACATCACCAGCAGCTACAC ACCCGGTGACAAGCGTAAGCTCTGCATAGCGCTCGCCATCGCGGGCCTGCCCAGCGTCGTTCTGTTGGACGAGCCGAGCACCGGTGTGGATGTCGCTGCGAAGGCGCAGATAAGGCGTAGTCTCAGCATCGTCCGCCAGATGACAGACTGCGCCATACTGCTCACCTCAAACAG CATGCAGCAGTGCGAGGTGCTGTGTGACCGCATCGCCATCATGCTCTCGGGCCAGCTGGAGTGCATCGGCACGGTGGACGAGCTGAAGAGCAAGTTCGGCCGTGGCTACACAATCACCATCAAGCTGCGCCAGGACACCTTCGAGGACTCCGAGTACCGAGAAGACCTGACGCAAGACATGAAGGCCGAGTTCCACAGCTGCCAGCTCGACCACTCCTTCCAG GGCGTGCTGGAATACCGGATCGCCACAACGTACACCACCTGGAGCGAGATGTTCTCCAAGATGGCGGTCATACAGAAGAAATACCGCTTCAAGGAGTTCTACGTGTGCGACACCACCTTGGAGCAGATCTTCGTCAGCTACGCCCGCAAGCAGATCAATTTTACCAAGGTTCTCGCCTCGACCTCCTGA